A region of the Acinetobacter defluvii genome:
TGATTCTCATGTACGTTTGTTTATGTCGTGGTATTACCGATCAAGATATCAAAGATGCTATGGCAAATGGCGCTGAAAGTTATCGAGAAGTCCGTGAACTGCTGGACTTAGGGACATGCTGTGGACGTTGTGCACCTGAAGCAAAAAGCATTATTAATGAAGAATTAGCCTTGGTTGCTGCTCGAATTTCTGTGGCAGCTTAAAACTTTTTATATGTTTTGAAATAATCATAATAATTTTTCTATGATCAGCAATGGTCATCCTCCTCCCCCGCTTCGACTCAAAGCGGGTTTCTTTTTAGAGATAAAGACCTTTTGGTCTGTTTAATTCCATACTATTTAACTTAATGACTGATCTATTTCTCAAGAATTTAGCTTTCTGATGATTTTGATTGCGATTTTCATTTGCCGTTCTATAAAAGGCTCGAAACACTTATAAAATTTGATTAATATAAAACAATGGATTGCCTTAAAAAATATTTTGAGGCACAGATTTAAAATGGAGCATTCACCATGAAAGGCAATCGTGACGTTATTAACCAACTAAACCAAGTGCTGTATCATCATTTAACTGCAATTAATCAATATTTCCTACATTCACGTATGTTTAATGATTGGGGCATTGAGCAATTGGGCTCAGCAGAATACAAAGAATCTATTCGTCAAATGAAACATGCCGATAAGATTATTGAACGTATTCTATTTCTTGAAGGTTTACCGAATTTACAACATTTAGGTAAATTGTATATTGGACAACATACACTAGAAGTACTCAATTGTGACATTCGCAAAGTTAAGGAAAATATTGAAGCATTACAGAAAGCAGTTGCACTTGCTGAAGAACATCTCGACTATGTAACACGTGATCTCATCCAAGAAATTCTAGAAAAAGAAGAAGACTATTGGGACTGGTTGACGACTCAAATCGATCTTACAGACAATGTTGGTATCGAAAACTATATTCAAAGCAAAATGTAATTTTTCTTCTGCAATAAAAAAATCCCTTTGTTACTAGAAAGAGTTAGCAAAGGGATTTTTTATGGTTATTTTTCAGTTTTTGGCAACACGTCCTGATAACTGTGCTTTTCTCGATGCAGCTCAGATAAAATCCAAAGCTGATGTTCTGCCTCAGCCTTTTTACCATTAAATGCAAGTATTTGTGCATATTTAAATAGATCATATTTAGAAGCTAAATTTGCCACCATACGGCCTAAATGCTGCAATTGTACATCTGACATTTTAGTAAATGGGTCTAAGCTGATCCACCAAACACGCTCTTTAAATTGTGAGAGCAACCAAATCTGTTGATTCATCACCTGTT
Encoded here:
- a CDS encoding bacterioferritin-associated ferredoxin, whose protein sequence is MYVCLCRGITDQDIKDAMANGAESYREVRELLDLGTCCGRCAPEAKSIINEELALVAARISVAA
- the bfr gene encoding heteropolymeric bacterioferritin subunit Bfr codes for the protein MKGNRDVINQLNQVLYHHLTAINQYFLHSRMFNDWGIEQLGSAEYKESIRQMKHADKIIERILFLEGLPNLQHLGKLYIGQHTLEVLNCDIRKVKENIEALQKAVALAEEHLDYVTRDLIQEILEKEEDYWDWLTTQIDLTDNVGIENYIQSKM